A window of Ranitomeya variabilis isolate aRanVar5 chromosome 2, aRanVar5.hap1, whole genome shotgun sequence contains these coding sequences:
- the LOC143809626 gene encoding uncharacterized protein LOC143809626: protein MWTGPSSCAGSDDITPEEAFRRLAFCMKFLPSPLYKMERLMPTSPEAQKKYTARHESEEQPAPSMKTRITEQEARAMWAKVLCMDLDEEQGTQKEERKKKEVKITIKIGARRETTTEARRSSRTEARRSSRPEARRSSRTEARRSSRTEARRSSRTEARRISRTEARRSSRTTQCHILQYINQYLRGKKNIIWTILLGPLSR, encoded by the exons atgtggaccggaccttcatcctgcgctggatccg atgatatcacaccggaggaggcattcagaagactggccttctgtatgaagtttctgccgtcacccctctacaagatggag cgcctcatgccaaccagcccagaagcccagaagaaatataCAGCAAGGCATGAATCTGAAGAGCAGCCGgcaccatccatgaagaccaggatcacagaacaagaagcaagggcaatgtgggctaaagtactgtgtatggacctggatgaagagcagggaacccaaaaagaagaaaggaagaaaaaagaggtcaaaatcacaattaagatcggcgccagaagagagaccacaacagaggcaagaagaagcagcaggacagaggccagaagaagcagcaggccagaggccagaagaagcagcaggacagaggccagaagaagcagcaggacagaggccagaagaagcagcaggacagaggccagaagaatcagcaggacagaggccagaagaagcagcaggaccacgcagtgccacatcctccaatatatcaaccagtatttaagaggaaagaagaacatcatctggacaatcctgctaggacctctcagccggtaa